Proteins from a single region of Pseudopedobacter saltans DSM 12145:
- a CDS encoding MutS-related protein, giving the protein MKGNSAAINYDLLAGKLQKEIQLLKKKVDTYSLARLAIFILAIAGIYLFFDYGLYSVVFILLVTIVGFLLLIKKQVALQELLNFKRVRYQLVRNEIDLLSSKGENIYNNGKEFESSKHPYTDDLDIFGENSVFEYINRGASKKSQSILASFLKHAATKTEIINRQEAIQELASLPNECLDYRARLFPLDNQELDKVSDFFGYDLDHYLEFINSKKLQIYLRAVPFISLLLIVVAIFLKGLWWNFFGLFLMGNMGFYFIYKSRIDIIHERIGKASDVLKNYAINLEWIEKSIWKSSLLKDRLEELRNEVPVYTQITILNKVITNLNYRFNIIIAVFLNLLFQWDLKQVMKLAHWNKHYNKNVLKGFYLVAELETYISLAVLDNNHSDWIYPHVNDEFGLSTTEIGHPLIRKESRVDNDFTLNAYPTSDVITGSNMAGKSTFLRTVGVNMVLCFMGAKVCAKTFNSSIFHLYTFMRIKDSLAESTSTFKAEIDRLKMILDETSKDKNAFILIDEMLRGTNSKDKYLGSKAFIERMLKQETPGFIATHDLQIADLEKDNPQTVRNYHFDISVRNGEMVFDYKIKEGPCKTFNAAILLEKIGLAVREG; this is encoded by the coding sequence ATGAAAGGAAACAGCGCAGCTATAAATTACGACTTGTTAGCAGGTAAATTGCAAAAAGAAATACAGCTTTTGAAGAAGAAAGTAGATACCTATTCGTTGGCCAGATTGGCCATTTTTATACTAGCAATTGCGGGTATTTACCTGTTTTTTGATTATGGATTATACTCCGTAGTCTTCATTTTGCTGGTAACTATTGTAGGTTTTCTTTTGCTGATTAAGAAACAGGTTGCATTGCAGGAGCTGCTGAATTTTAAAAGGGTAAGATACCAGTTAGTTAGAAATGAAATAGATCTTCTCTCTTCAAAAGGTGAAAATATTTATAATAATGGGAAGGAATTTGAAAGTTCAAAGCACCCATATACCGACGATTTAGATATTTTTGGTGAAAATTCTGTCTTTGAATATATTAATAGAGGGGCAAGTAAGAAATCTCAATCTATTTTGGCTTCCTTTCTGAAGCATGCTGCAACAAAGACCGAGATTATCAATCGTCAGGAAGCAATACAGGAATTGGCCTCTCTGCCAAATGAATGTTTAGATTACCGAGCCAGATTATTTCCATTGGATAATCAGGAATTAGATAAGGTTTCCGATTTTTTCGGGTATGATTTAGACCATTATCTGGAATTTATCAATTCGAAAAAGTTACAGATTTATCTAAGGGCAGTGCCTTTCATATCATTGTTGTTAATTGTAGTAGCTATTTTTCTTAAGGGCTTGTGGTGGAATTTCTTCGGACTATTCTTAATGGGAAATATGGGCTTTTATTTTATTTATAAAAGTAGAATTGATATCATACATGAAAGAATAGGAAAAGCTTCGGATGTTTTAAAAAATTATGCGATTAATTTAGAGTGGATAGAAAAGTCGATATGGAAGTCGTCCCTGCTTAAAGACAGACTGGAAGAACTTCGAAACGAAGTTCCTGTTTATACGCAAATTACCATTCTGAATAAAGTAATTACAAATCTCAATTACAGATTTAATATCATTATAGCCGTTTTTCTTAATCTGTTATTTCAGTGGGATTTAAAGCAGGTAATGAAATTAGCTCATTGGAATAAACATTATAATAAAAATGTACTAAAGGGTTTTTATCTGGTAGCCGAATTGGAAACCTATATCAGTTTGGCGGTTTTAGACAATAATCATTCTGATTGGATATATCCGCATGTGAATGATGAGTTTGGGCTTTCGACAACGGAAATAGGTCACCCTTTGATAAGGAAAGAAAGCCGAGTTGATAATGATTTTACGCTAAATGCTTATCCAACTTCTGATGTAATAACCGGTTCCAACATGGCGGGTAAATCGACTTTTCTGCGAACGGTAGGCGTAAATATGGTTTTATGTTTTATGGGCGCGAAAGTATGCGCCAAGACTTTTAATTCCTCTATTTTTCATCTCTATACTTTTATGAGAATAAAAGACTCCTTGGCGGAAAGTACATCCACTTTTAAAGCCGAAATAGATAGACTGAAAATGATTTTAGATGAGACATCGAAAGATAAGAATGCTTTTATTTTGATTGATGAGATGTTAAGAGGCACAAATAGTAAAGATAAATATTTAGGCTCTAAGGCATTTATAGAAAGAATGCTTAAGCAAGAAACTCCCGGTTTTATTGCTACGCATGATTTACAGATAGCAGATTTGGAAAAAGATAATCCACAAACGGTAAGGAATTATCATTTTGATATTTCTGTACGTAATGGTGAAATGGTATTTGATTATAAAATAAAAGAAGGACCTTGTAAGACATTTAATGCAGCGATTTTATTGGAAAAAATAGGATTGGCAGTGAGGGAAGGATAG
- the rlmH gene encoding 23S rRNA (pseudouridine(1915)-N(3))-methyltransferase RlmH: MKITLLTVGKTEDKYLVEGIEKYVKRLKHYVKFEIKDLPELKNTKNLSEDQQKAKEAELLLKNFSNTDFIVLLDEKGVSYTSVQFADFLNKKMISATQHMIFVIGGPYGFDQSVYQRANDKISLSKMTFSHQMVRLFFTEQIYRAFTILRGEPYHHE; the protein is encoded by the coding sequence ATGAAGATTACTTTACTGACCGTTGGCAAAACAGAGGACAAATATTTAGTGGAAGGTATTGAGAAATATGTCAAAAGACTCAAACATTATGTAAAGTTCGAAATTAAAGATCTACCTGAATTAAAAAACACGAAGAATCTGAGTGAAGACCAGCAAAAGGCTAAAGAAGCCGAACTGCTGTTAAAAAACTTTTCTAATACAGATTTTATTGTTTTACTGGATGAAAAAGGGGTTTCTTATACATCGGTTCAGTTCGCTGATTTTTTAAATAAGAAGATGATATCGGCTACACAGCATATGATATTTGTAATTGGTGGACCATATGGGTTTGACCAAAGCGTTTACCAACGCGCAAACGACAAGATTTCACTTTCTAAAATGACTTTCTCTCATCAGATGGTGAGATTATTTTTCACTGAACAAATTTACAGAGCATTCACAATCTTAAGAGGTGAGCCTTATCATCATGAATAA
- a CDS encoding AsmA-like C-terminal region-containing protein — translation MKVVLLRLFLNNVKETLIKIVKRFFIGLAIILALLAVLPLIFSKTINNKISAWANENLDAEVKFSNIGLSFFSHFPYLTVNVYDIDLKGSAPFKNETLLKAKEVSLGINLASVFEETLAINKFYIEDGFINVQTDSLGIANYNILKSDSTKKETPQKEDSETSLRIELIKIKNTHLIYNDRSLPVLIDARGFNYTGKGKLSDAVFALTTHAQIDSLTFSYDGQEYLTNKNIDAKLLTHVNTNSLSFVFEKNELKINKLPITFTGKFAFINNGYDLDFNIVSLQSKLEHLLSILPPNYLEWTDKTKISGLSDINFSLKGQYLAEENKMPDAHLALKIKDGKLAYQDFPTPLQNLTLDLNVDLPNADPKKVILNLEKLNFNLGKDYFHSSLKVNGLEPSTIVAKIKSELDLEKFDQAVGLEAYDFKGKFSLDFNADGRYAKGIVKSGIRRIDTVIISIPVFNLKSELKDGYFKFAKLPQAIDHIGFKLNSSTKDSLLQNVNINLSDLNLNVLSNYIKGFVKVENFKNFPVDGELKGKFDLADIPKFYPIDSVIIRGIFNLDAVAKGNYLPAKRIVPVTSTELSLTNGYFKSLAYPIPIENVSIITHVTSGKGSFKDLKVDVLPITFSIANKPFELKANLHNFDNLNYKVISKGDIDLGAIYKIFAINGYDVNGFIRANLNLQGLQSDAIAGNFSKLKNFGSLEVDNIKINTDLFPKDFYIHTGRFTFFREKMLFKTFNGSYGDTRFTVNGHLSNLINYIMKPNSPLTGKFDLNSQYINANEFMAYADNNTDNNNASSNASGVILVPKELDIDFNAKVSQIKYDDLILKNFKGNVITKNGNIEMKDTGFDLIGTKVNMNASYSPKSPRKADFTYSIKADSFDIQKAYREIALFREMASSAKNAYGIVSLDYILSGSLDENMSPVMKTLKGAGTLSLDKIQFKGFKLMNNIAAKTSSSELKDASVSKVQIKSRIENNIMTIERTKMRIAGFRPRFEGQVGLDGRLNVGFRLGLPPLGIIGIPIKVTGTQENPIIKLGRQSKEDNLETEE, via the coding sequence ATGAAAGTTGTTCTTTTGCGATTATTTCTAAATAACGTGAAAGAAACTCTTATTAAAATTGTTAAGCGATTTTTTATCGGCCTTGCAATTATTTTAGCTTTACTAGCTGTATTGCCCTTAATCTTTTCAAAAACTATCAATAATAAAATTTCGGCATGGGCCAATGAAAATCTGGATGCTGAAGTAAAATTTAGCAATATCGGGCTATCTTTCTTTAGTCACTTCCCCTATTTAACAGTTAATGTGTATGATATAGATTTAAAAGGATCCGCTCCTTTTAAAAACGAAACATTATTGAAAGCCAAAGAGGTTTCGTTAGGAATAAACCTAGCATCTGTTTTTGAAGAAACCCTCGCCATTAATAAATTTTATATAGAGGATGGTTTTATCAATGTGCAAACAGACAGTTTAGGTATCGCAAATTATAATATCTTAAAATCTGATTCTACAAAAAAGGAAACTCCCCAGAAAGAAGATTCCGAAACCTCTTTACGAATAGAGCTAATAAAAATTAAAAATACGCATCTGATATACAACGACAGGTCTTTACCTGTTTTAATTGATGCCAGGGGATTTAATTATACGGGAAAAGGCAAATTATCAGACGCTGTTTTTGCTTTGACTACACACGCTCAAATAGATTCACTAACTTTTAGCTATGATGGACAGGAATATTTAACCAACAAAAATATCGATGCAAAATTATTAACCCACGTTAATACCAATTCGTTAAGTTTTGTATTCGAAAAAAATGAACTAAAAATAAACAAGCTCCCTATTACGTTTACAGGAAAATTTGCTTTCATAAATAACGGTTACGATCTGGATTTTAATATCGTAAGCCTACAAAGTAAATTGGAACACCTTTTATCTATTTTACCGCCAAATTATTTAGAGTGGACAGATAAAACGAAAATAAGTGGCCTTAGCGACATCAACTTTTCTTTAAAAGGCCAATATCTCGCCGAGGAAAACAAAATGCCCGATGCCCATTTGGCATTAAAGATAAAAGACGGAAAACTAGCTTATCAGGATTTTCCTACTCCACTACAGAATCTAACGTTGGATCTAAATGTCGATCTTCCCAACGCAGATCCGAAGAAGGTAATCCTGAATCTTGAAAAACTGAATTTCAATTTAGGCAAAGACTATTTCCATAGTTCTTTAAAAGTAAACGGCCTTGAACCTTCCACCATTGTTGCTAAAATAAAATCTGAATTAGATTTAGAGAAATTCGATCAGGCAGTTGGTTTAGAAGCTTACGACTTTAAAGGTAAATTCTCCTTAGATTTTAATGCTGATGGCAGATATGCCAAAGGCATTGTAAAATCAGGTATCAGGCGAATTGATACAGTAATTATAAGTATTCCTGTTTTCAACCTGAAATCTGAGTTAAAGGATGGTTATTTTAAGTTTGCAAAATTACCTCAGGCAATAGACCATATTGGTTTCAAACTAAACAGTTCTACCAAAGACAGCCTTTTACAAAATGTAAATATCAATTTAAGCGATTTAAATCTGAATGTTCTAAGCAATTACATTAAGGGGTTTGTTAAGGTAGAAAATTTCAAAAACTTTCCGGTAGACGGCGAATTAAAGGGAAAATTTGATTTAGCAGATATTCCCAAATTCTATCCTATAGATAGTGTAATTATTAGAGGAATATTTAATCTTGATGCCGTAGCGAAAGGAAATTACTTACCTGCCAAAAGAATAGTTCCTGTTACAAGTACCGAATTGTCCCTCACAAACGGATACTTCAAATCACTCGCTTATCCAATCCCTATCGAAAATGTTTCCATTATTACTCATGTAACCAGTGGCAAAGGTTCTTTCAAAGACTTGAAAGTAGATGTTCTACCAATTACTTTCAGCATAGCAAATAAACCTTTCGAATTGAAAGCCAATCTCCATAATTTCGATAATTTGAATTATAAAGTCATTTCTAAAGGAGATATAGATTTAGGGGCAATCTATAAAATTTTTGCTATCAATGGTTATGACGTAAATGGTTTTATCAGGGCAAATTTAAACCTGCAGGGTTTGCAAAGTGACGCTATCGCCGGAAATTTCAGCAAGCTTAAAAATTTTGGTTCTCTAGAAGTCGATAATATCAAAATCAATACGGATTTATTTCCCAAAGATTTTTATATACATACCGGACGATTTACCTTCTTTAGGGAAAAGATGCTTTTCAAAACATTTAACGGCAGTTACGGAGATACTAGATTCACCGTTAACGGACATCTGAGCAATTTGATTAATTATATCATGAAGCCGAATAGTCCTTTAACCGGAAAATTTGATTTAAATAGCCAATACATTAATGCCAATGAATTTATGGCTTATGCCGATAATAATACCGATAACAACAATGCAAGTTCAAATGCTTCTGGTGTAATTCTGGTTCCGAAAGAATTGGATATTGATTTTAATGCGAAAGTTTCGCAAATAAAATATGACGATCTGATATTGAAAAACTTCAAAGGAAACGTAATTACCAAAAATGGCAATATAGAAATGAAAGATACCGGTTTCGATTTAATTGGGACAAAGGTAAATATGAACGCAAGTTACTCGCCTAAATCTCCACGAAAAGCAGATTTCACATACAGTATCAAAGCAGATAGCTTTGACATACAAAAAGCGTATCGGGAAATAGCACTATTCAGAGAAATGGCTTCATCCGCAAAAAATGCTTATGGTATTGTTTCTTTAGATTATATTCTGTCCGGCTCACTGGATGAAAACATGTCTCCCGTAATGAAAACGTTAAAGGGCGCGGGTACCCTGAGTTTGGATAAAATCCAGTTTAAAGGATTTAAATTGATGAATAACATCGCAGCGAAAACATCAAGCAGCGAATTGAAGGATGCTTCTGTCAGCAAAGTTCAGATTAAATCAAGGATAGAGAACAATATCATGACGATTGAACGTACCAAAATGAGAATTGCAGGTTTCAGACCAAGATTCGAAGGACAGGTTGGTTTAGATGGAAGATTGAATGTTGGCTTTAGATTGGGCTTACCTCCATTGGGAATTATAGGTATCCCGATAAAAGTTACCGGAACACAGGAAAACCCGATTATTAAACTAGGCAGGCAATCGAAAGAAGACAATTTAGAAACTGAAGAATAA
- a CDS encoding cytochrome b5 domain-containing protein, whose protein sequence is MEDYPIYNRFQLALRNGNDKPQIWVAFEGIIYDLTESRLWRNGKHYEHWAGQDLTEELKDAPHTNKVFEKFKVVGYLR, encoded by the coding sequence ATGGAAGATTATCCTATTTATAACAGATTTCAGCTTGCTTTAAGGAATGGAAATGATAAACCCCAGATCTGGGTTGCTTTTGAAGGCATAATCTACGACCTAACCGAAAGCAGATTGTGGCGAAACGGCAAGCATTACGAGCATTGGGCAGGACAGGACCTGACGGAAGAATTGAAAGATGCTCCACACACAAACAAAGTATTTGAGAAGTTTAAAGTTGTTGGGTACTTAAGATAG
- a CDS encoding RNA polymerase sigma factor: MTRIEFNTLVMHQASSLRMHALHFTHDSDDANDLVQDTMLKAITYYNKFKEGTNLKGWLYTIMKNTFINNYRRFVKINSFVTMTDEISSAQLSFSSTVNKGEPKFVMEDVRKALGKLQDDYYIPFIMHFEGFKYHEIAEHLQIPIGTVKTRIHVARKILKKDLKAYDYTIRETAA, from the coding sequence ATGACAAGAATTGAGTTTAACACACTTGTAATGCATCAAGCGTCTTCTTTAAGGATGCATGCCCTCCATTTTACACATGATTCTGACGATGCAAATGACCTGGTACAAGATACCATGTTAAAAGCAATAACTTACTACAACAAGTTTAAAGAGGGTACTAATTTAAAAGGATGGTTATATACTATCATGAAAAATACCTTTATTAACAATTATCGTCGTTTTGTAAAGATCAACTCTTTTGTAACAATGACAGACGAAATATCTTCCGCACAGTTGTCATTCTCGTCTACGGTAAATAAAGGTGAGCCTAAATTTGTTATGGAAGATGTAAGGAAGGCATTAGGAAAGTTGCAGGACGATTATTACATACCATTTATCATGCACTTCGAAGGGTTTAAATACCATGAAATCGCCGAGCATTTGCAAATTCCAATAGGAACAGTGAAAACAAGAATCCACGTTGCAAGAAAAATCCTTAAAAAAGATCTTAAAGCTTACGACTATACAATCAGAGAAACTGCAGCTTAA
- the murB gene encoding UDP-N-acetylmuramate dehydrogenase, with protein sequence MLNILENVSLKKYNSFGINVNTRYFVEINQKEDLVELFSDEQWKSYPRLILGGGSNILFTKDYDGLIIKMNIKFIESEINGENVSVNAGAGVVWNDLVTYCVNQGYAGIENLSLIPGSVGASPIQNIGAYGVEVKDVFDSCETFEIETGLFKTFSKNDCKFGYRESVFKQELKSKYIVCSVTYALSLSPNINTSYGAISTELEKREVSKPTIKDVSEVVSSIRVSKLPDPSTIGNAGSFFKNPIIPHQKVEELLSEYPDLVHYKVDENNTKLAAGWLIEQCGWKGKVVGNTGTWKNQALVLVNHGGATGKEVFDFSDLIISDVNKKFGVFLEREVNII encoded by the coding sequence ATGCTAAATATTCTCGAAAACGTTTCTCTGAAAAAATATAACTCTTTTGGTATCAATGTAAATACCCGATATTTTGTAGAGATAAATCAAAAGGAAGATTTAGTTGAACTATTCTCTGATGAACAGTGGAAGTCTTACCCGCGACTGATTTTAGGAGGCGGAAGCAATATTCTTTTTACAAAGGATTATGATGGCTTGATTATCAAAATGAATATCAAATTCATAGAGTCGGAAATAAACGGGGAAAATGTAAGTGTTAATGCTGGTGCCGGCGTTGTTTGGAATGATCTGGTGACTTATTGTGTTAACCAAGGATATGCCGGTATAGAAAATTTAAGTCTGATTCCGGGATCTGTGGGCGCGTCTCCGATTCAAAATATTGGAGCTTATGGCGTAGAAGTAAAAGACGTTTTTGATTCTTGCGAAACTTTTGAAATTGAAACAGGTCTGTTTAAGACCTTTTCAAAAAATGACTGTAAGTTTGGCTATAGAGAAAGTGTATTTAAGCAGGAACTTAAAAGCAAGTATATTGTTTGTTCTGTTACCTATGCTTTGTCTTTAAGTCCTAATATTAATACATCGTATGGTGCAATTAGTACAGAACTTGAAAAAAGAGAGGTAAGTAAGCCAACGATAAAAGATGTTTCAGAAGTTGTGTCTAGTATCCGGGTTTCTAAGCTTCCGGATCCTTCTACAATAGGAAATGCCGGTTCATTTTTCAAGAATCCAATTATTCCGCATCAAAAGGTGGAAGAATTGTTATCGGAATACCCAGACTTAGTTCACTATAAAGTCGATGAAAATAATACGAAGTTAGCGGCTGGTTGGTTAATAGAACAGTGTGGTTGGAAAGGTAAAGTTGTAGGAAATACCGGGACCTGGAAAAATCAGGCTTTGGTATTAGTTAACCACGGCGGGGCAACCGGAAAGGAAGTTTTTGATTTTTCTGACTTGATTATCAGTGACGTTAATAAAAAATTTGGAGTGTTTTTAGAACGGGAGGTGAATATTATTTAA
- a CDS encoding TetR/AcrR family transcriptional regulator, translated as MTEQDGKKEKIIEVALKRFSHFGIEKTTMNDIADDLNISKASLYYYFPDKNSLFLEVAISILSDQLEKQQKSLENANSIPEGLMQMIEARLAFAEQFHMMRIQDLQIDYFYKDKRFIELREKIREKETVIIEHFLDAGIERGELRELDAEKTAVTLNDIFMGIGISRLHICSGPNSLELSKEVVDSIRNSLKDVIDLIYNGIKK; from the coding sequence ATGACGGAACAGGACGGTAAAAAGGAAAAAATAATTGAGGTTGCTTTAAAAAGATTCTCTCATTTTGGTATCGAGAAAACGACAATGAACGATATCGCCGATGATTTGAATATTTCCAAAGCATCTTTATACTATTATTTCCCGGATAAGAATTCTCTATTCTTAGAAGTAGCTATTAGTATACTGTCTGATCAGCTGGAAAAACAACAAAAATCTTTAGAAAATGCCAATTCTATTCCAGAAGGGCTCATGCAAATGATTGAAGCCAGGCTTGCTTTTGCAGAACAATTTCACATGATGAGAATCCAGGATCTTCAGATAGATTACTTCTATAAAGACAAAAGGTTTATAGAACTGAGAGAGAAAATCAGAGAGAAGGAAACGGTCATTATAGAACATTTTCTGGATGCTGGCATTGAACGTGGTGAGCTTAGGGAATTAGATGCAGAAAAGACAGCCGTTACACTAAACGATATTTTCATGGGAATTGGTATAAGCAGGCTACATATTTGTTCCGGCCCAAACTCATTAGAATTGAGTAAAGAGGTTGTAGACTCTATAAGAAACAGTCTTAAAGATGTCATCGACCTGATATACAATGGCATTAAAAAATAA
- a CDS encoding TolC family protein gives MKSIRFLITLISICTFTGAFAQSTQLTLKDALKYALDNNTAAKKAVLEIDKGKFKTQEVRAQALPQITGNAGLTYNAIIGMLVADIGGQTQSIKMGQAWNSVAGVQLSQQLFNQQVFTGLQAAKSSEAYYRLNAQLTEEQVIEQVANNYYQVLVNRQQLNVIDTNIKNVKIVEKIIANQYQNGLAKKIDVDRINVNLTNLNTQRAEMANAITMLENQLKFSMGMPIHTPISLPSSELTAVNQNPILADTINLSARTEMQLMDVQKNLLNLQRKAYVSEYYPNLSLNANYNYNSQANSFDFLKSNRNAIGFDASAIGLTLRIPIFNGFSTRSRVRQAEIEIKEFEADRLETTNALNMAYENAKIQLRNSINTINSQKKNAELANEIYLSTQNNYNNGLASLTDLLDTENALTQAQNSYTQALLNYKIAEIQLIKSKGDIKTLAQ, from the coding sequence ATGAAATCAATTAGATTTTTAATAACGCTGATAAGCATATGCACTTTTACGGGTGCATTTGCACAATCTACACAGTTAACGCTTAAAGATGCGTTAAAATATGCTTTGGATAATAACACTGCGGCAAAAAAAGCTGTGCTTGAAATAGACAAAGGAAAATTCAAAACACAGGAAGTGAGAGCACAGGCTTTACCGCAAATTACCGGTAATGCTGGTCTGACTTACAACGCAATTATTGGCATGTTGGTAGCTGATATCGGAGGCCAGACCCAATCCATAAAAATGGGACAAGCCTGGAATTCAGTTGCGGGTGTACAGTTGTCGCAACAGTTATTTAACCAACAAGTCTTTACCGGTTTACAAGCAGCAAAATCCAGTGAAGCTTATTACAGACTTAATGCGCAACTTACCGAAGAGCAGGTAATTGAACAAGTGGCTAACAATTATTATCAGGTATTGGTAAACAGGCAGCAGTTAAATGTAATAGACACCAACATCAAAAACGTGAAAATAGTTGAGAAAATTATTGCTAATCAATATCAAAATGGCTTGGCTAAAAAAATTGATGTTGATCGTATCAATGTTAATCTAACTAACTTGAATACGCAAAGGGCAGAAATGGCTAATGCAATTACCATGTTAGAAAATCAATTAAAGTTTTCTATGGGAATGCCAATACACACTCCTATTTCACTGCCTTCATCAGAACTTACAGCAGTTAATCAAAATCCTATTTTGGCTGACACTATAAATCTATCGGCGAGAACCGAGATGCAATTGATGGATGTACAAAAGAATTTATTGAATTTACAACGTAAAGCATACGTTTCTGAGTATTATCCAAACCTTTCATTAAATGCAAATTACAATTACAACAGTCAGGCTAACAGTTTCGACTTTTTAAAGTCTAACCGTAATGCCATTGGTTTCGATGCATCTGCAATAGGCTTAACGTTACGTATTCCAATCTTCAACGGCTTTTCTACTCGTTCCAGAGTAAGACAAGCAGAAATTGAAATTAAAGAATTTGAAGCAGATCGTTTGGAGACGACCAACGCATTGAACATGGCTTATGAGAATGCTAAAATCCAGTTAAGAAACAGCATTAATACCATTAATTCACAAAAGAAAAATGCAGAGTTGGCTAACGAAATCTACTTGAGTACACAAAACAATTATAACAACGGACTGGCCTCATTAACTGATTTATTAGATACCGAAAACGCGTTAACACAAGCACAAAACAGCTATACGCAAGCATTATTAAACTACAAAATTGCAGAAATACAGCTAATCAAATCTAAAGGTGATATCAAAACCTTAGCCCAATAA
- a CDS encoding efflux RND transporter periplasmic adaptor subunit has translation MKRTITIIVVVIVVLAAIGYVLNNNKKKAQETTDFIAKGSGSVAVKAANVERKEIDLDFTVNGTFAPNQELNFSAENSGRVSKIYVEEGSRVSKGTILARIDAEILDTDRETAEATYQNAVRDLQRYESSFATGGVTQQQLDQARLNAQNAKLRLQQQQKKLNDANIRSSINGIVNKKMIEVGAVVAPGTQLFELVDVSKLKLKVNVNENQVANLKIGDAVQILSSVFPDEKFSGKVTFIAAKADETLNFPIEVEVTNNVKNSLRAGMYGTAVFKFPKQAPAILIPRTSFAGSVSSNEVYVLNKEKNIAELRKVISGRILGENVEILDGLKEGETVITSGQINLSEGTPVTVIK, from the coding sequence ATGAAAAGAACAATAACCATAATTGTTGTAGTAATTGTAGTACTAGCTGCTATTGGCTATGTATTGAACAACAACAAAAAGAAAGCCCAGGAAACAACCGACTTTATCGCAAAAGGTAGTGGTTCTGTAGCTGTTAAAGCGGCTAATGTTGAGCGTAAGGAAATTGACTTAGATTTTACTGTGAACGGAACTTTCGCTCCGAATCAGGAATTAAACTTCAGTGCTGAAAACTCCGGTCGTGTAAGCAAGATATACGTTGAAGAAGGAAGCCGTGTAAGCAAAGGAACTATTTTAGCCAGAATTGATGCTGAAATTTTAGATACCGACAGAGAAACTGCTGAAGCAACTTACCAAAATGCCGTTAGAGATTTGCAACGTTATGAAAGCTCTTTTGCAACTGGCGGGGTAACTCAACAACAGTTAGACCAGGCTCGTTTAAATGCACAAAATGCTAAACTTCGTTTGCAACAACAACAAAAGAAACTGAATGATGCGAACATCAGATCTTCAATCAACGGTATAGTTAACAAAAAGATGATTGAAGTTGGTGCTGTTGTAGCTCCTGGAACTCAGTTATTCGAATTGGTTGACGTTTCTAAATTGAAATTAAAAGTAAATGTTAATGAAAATCAAGTAGCCAACTTAAAAATTGGAGATGCAGTTCAGATCTTATCTTCAGTTTTCCCTGATGAGAAATTTTCTGGTAAAGTAACTTTTATTGCTGCAAAAGCCGACGAAACTTTAAACTTTCCTATTGAAGTTGAAGTAACTAACAACGTTAAAAACAGCTTAAGAGCTGGGATGTATGGTACCGCAGTGTTTAAATTCCCTAAACAAGCTCCTGCGATTCTAATTCCTCGAACTTCTTTCGCTGGAAGTGTTAGTAGTAACGAAGTTTATGTTTTAAATAAAGAGAAAAACATAGCTGAACTACGTAAAGTAATATCTGGACGGATCCTAGGAGAAAACGTAGAAATTTTAGATGGCTTGAAAGAAGGAGAAACAGTGATTACAAGTGGACAGATTAACTTAAGCGAAGGTACTCCTGTTACTGTTATAAAATAA